Proteins encoded in a region of the Schaalia hyovaginalis genome:
- a CDS encoding ABC transporter ATP-binding protein: MPVSLRTLGHRFGDGPWLFRGLTETIGEGEVVALVGPSGSGKSTLLSMIAGWAAPAEGSIDLTAPAGDEGGTGARPGGARIAWVFQNPHGVPGRSVLDHVALPLLARGAAPSDADERARRLLADFHLDRVADRPFKTLSGGEAQRMLLARALATEADVLLVDEPTAQLDQRTAAHVADTLTALHDRGLVVLIATHDPHVRDRCTRVIDLAAYTPEDEAER, from the coding sequence ATGCCGGTGAGCCTGCGCACCCTCGGCCACCGCTTCGGCGACGGGCCCTGGCTCTTCCGCGGCCTCACGGAGACGATCGGAGAAGGAGAAGTGGTCGCCCTCGTCGGCCCCTCCGGCTCGGGCAAGTCGACCCTCCTGTCGATGATCGCCGGATGGGCGGCCCCCGCCGAGGGGAGCATCGACCTCACCGCGCCAGCGGGGGACGAGGGCGGGACCGGCGCCCGACCCGGCGGAGCGCGGATCGCCTGGGTCTTCCAGAACCCCCACGGCGTACCCGGCCGGAGCGTCCTCGATCACGTCGCCCTGCCCCTCCTCGCGCGCGGAGCCGCGCCCTCGGACGCGGACGAGCGGGCCCGGCGCCTCCTCGCCGACTTCCATCTCGACCGCGTCGCAGACCGCCCCTTCAAAACGCTGTCCGGCGGTGAAGCGCAACGCATGCTCCTCGCGCGCGCACTCGCCACCGAAGCGGACGTCCTCCTCGTCGATGAGCCGACCGCACAGCTCGACCAGCGCACCGCCGCCCACGTCGCGGACACGCTCACCGCCCTTCACGACCGCGGGCTCGTCGTCCTCATCGCCACCCACGACCCCCACGTGCGCGACCGCTGCACTCGCGTCATCGACCTCGCCGCCTACACCCCCGAAGACGAGGCCGAGCGATGA
- a CDS encoding sensor histidine kinase, whose amino-acid sequence MSRSLHGTHQVEPSRFLRAFPFPALAVLLFLADVFFYPPTTAASTAFLAMMCVALGFAGRFPRLSSASFLILLFAGLAAPHELASIGLSALGVYAVAALWIYKGWYITAALALATYGAIHLPGPYLRAGLLELAIGAFLSVLIAVSGRRFTARLRTADTALALEKERSHALLAEARQSTAQILHDTAAAHLVRAIAAQEEALATTSDPRLSLQLRAALDATRAAMTDLRFVIDASPAPSPAPDTLSGLLRDSERMLASHGIALDADVEGDLENRLDVERRTLLLTLVREGCVNVFKHAPKDSTASLIIESIDLPSRAGLELTLINEVGASATTEASSGLGLPGLARQAAVLGARLETHVIADRWVLSARIPLARSEDEEER is encoded by the coding sequence ATGAGCCGATCCCTTCACGGCACCCACCAGGTGGAGCCGAGTCGCTTCCTCCGCGCTTTTCCCTTCCCCGCGCTGGCAGTCCTCCTCTTCCTGGCCGACGTGTTCTTCTATCCGCCCACGACCGCCGCATCGACTGCATTCCTCGCGATGATGTGCGTGGCATTGGGGTTCGCCGGACGATTCCCTCGGCTCTCAAGCGCCTCATTCCTCATCCTGCTCTTCGCCGGTCTGGCCGCACCCCACGAGCTCGCATCGATCGGCTTGAGCGCCCTCGGCGTCTACGCCGTCGCCGCACTGTGGATCTACAAGGGCTGGTACATCACCGCCGCACTCGCCCTCGCCACCTACGGGGCGATCCACCTCCCGGGCCCCTACCTTCGCGCAGGCCTCCTCGAACTCGCCATCGGGGCCTTTCTCAGCGTCCTCATCGCAGTCAGCGGCAGACGATTCACCGCGCGCCTGCGCACCGCCGATACCGCGCTCGCCCTCGAGAAGGAACGCTCGCACGCGCTGCTCGCCGAGGCCCGACAGTCGACGGCCCAGATCCTCCACGACACCGCCGCAGCGCACCTCGTTCGAGCGATCGCCGCACAGGAAGAGGCGCTCGCCACCACGAGCGACCCTCGCCTCTCCCTTCAGCTCAGGGCCGCGCTCGACGCCACACGAGCCGCGATGACCGACCTCCGCTTCGTCATCGACGCCTCGCCCGCCCCCTCCCCCGCCCCCGATACCCTGAGCGGCCTCCTGCGCGACAGCGAGCGAATGCTCGCCTCTCACGGCATCGCCCTCGACGCCGACGTCGAGGGCGACCTCGAAAACCGACTCGACGTTGAGAGACGAACGCTCCTGCTCACCCTCGTCCGGGAGGGGTGCGTCAACGTCTTCAAGCACGCGCCGAAGGACTCCACCGCCTCGCTCATCATTGAAAGCATCGACCTGCCAAGCCGGGCGGGCCTCGAACTCACCCTCATCAACGAAGTCGGAGCGAGTGCCACGACCGAGGCCTCGAGTGGACTCGGCCTGCCCGGCCTCGCCCGCCAAGCAGCCGTTCTCGGAGCGCGACTCGAAACCCACGTCATCGCAGATCGCTGGGTCCTGTCCGCACGGATCCCGCTCGCTCGAAGCGAAGACGAGGAGGAACGATGA
- a CDS encoding response regulator — MTAPLTLLIAEDDAELRARLIDLLGRHSGLDIIAAVGDGAAALDIAQDLQPDIALLDVRMPVLDGISTAERLRELAPGVVVVLYTAFALPDLCSRALAVGVNGILSKDLPPESLAANLLAAYSGTRIISPALDAPPSLVPASTTDGNSAFASALDRLPDRLRPVLVELAQAKSNREIAKSLNISEGSARTYVSQILKHLGCSSRTEVAIRAQRCGIGADAGARRSEGDSSPLPPGARCPRASSEH, encoded by the coding sequence ATGACCGCGCCGCTCACCCTCCTCATCGCAGAGGACGACGCCGAACTGCGCGCCAGACTCATCGACCTGCTCGGCCGCCACTCGGGCCTCGACATCATCGCAGCGGTCGGCGACGGTGCGGCCGCCCTCGATATCGCCCAAGACCTCCAGCCCGACATCGCCCTTCTCGACGTCCGCATGCCCGTCCTCGACGGGATCTCCACCGCCGAGCGGCTGCGCGAACTCGCACCCGGGGTCGTCGTCGTCCTCTACACGGCATTCGCCCTCCCGGATCTGTGCTCCAGAGCGCTTGCGGTCGGAGTGAACGGCATCCTCTCCAAGGATCTCCCGCCCGAAAGCCTCGCCGCCAACCTCCTCGCAGCCTATTCGGGAACCCGCATCATCTCCCCCGCCCTCGATGCGCCGCCCTCCCTCGTCCCCGCCTCGACCACCGACGGCAATTCAGCCTTCGCCTCCGCCCTCGATCGTTTACCCGATCGGCTTCGCCCCGTCCTCGTCGAGCTCGCGCAGGCGAAGTCGAATCGAGAAATCGCGAAGTCGCTCAACATATCCGAGGGCTCGGCCCGCACCTACGTGAGTCAGATCCTCAAGCACCTCGGCTGCTCATCGCGGACCGAAGTCGCGATCCGCGCACAGCGCTGCGGGATCGGAGCAGATGCCGGTGCCCGCCGAAGCGAGGGCGATTCATCCCCCCTCCCACCGGGAGCGAGGTGCCCGAGGGCGTCCTCGGAGCACTGA
- the rimP gene encoding ribosome maturation factor RimP, protein MSHAQRLDALEERLRPVVEGFGLELDAVVSLNESGMKIVRVTVEAPAPGESVDSDLLGDVSRAVSPIVDEADPIETEYFLEVSTPGAERELTEPRHWRKQIGRPARVKLRDGSVITGKVMFADDEGAQFDVDGTATRIEFAQMKKARARVEFGSEE, encoded by the coding sequence GTGTCTCACGCGCAGCGCCTCGACGCGCTCGAAGAACGTCTTCGCCCCGTCGTCGAAGGATTCGGGCTCGAACTCGATGCGGTCGTGTCCCTCAACGAATCCGGGATGAAGATCGTCCGAGTGACCGTCGAAGCGCCCGCTCCCGGTGAATCCGTCGACTCCGACCTGCTCGGAGACGTATCCCGCGCCGTTTCGCCCATCGTCGACGAAGCCGATCCCATCGAAACGGAGTACTTCCTCGAAGTGTCCACCCCCGGCGCCGAGCGCGAACTCACCGAGCCCAGGCACTGGCGCAAGCAGATCGGAAGGCCCGCGCGCGTCAAACTCCGCGACGGATCCGTCATCACCGGAAAAGTGATGTTCGCCGACGATGAGGGCGCCCAGTTCGACGTCGACGGCACAGCGACTAGGATCGAATTCGCACAGATGAAGAAGGCGCGGGCCCGCGTCGAATTCGGTTCGGAGGAATGA
- a CDS encoding S-ribosylhomocysteine lyase: MAEVESFTLDHTAVLAPYVRLISVETGPNGDRISNFDLRFVQPNEGEIPTGGLHTIEHLLASLLRDRIGGVIDCSPFGCRTGFHLIMWGTPGIEEVARALVSSLRAIAEDVTWEDVPGVDIVSCGNYRDHSLFSAKEWCEKILAQGFSTDPFARRPLEEA; the protein is encoded by the coding sequence ATGGCAGAAGTCGAGAGCTTCACGCTGGACCACACGGCCGTTCTCGCGCCCTACGTCCGCCTCATCAGCGTCGAAACCGGCCCCAATGGGGACCGCATCTCCAACTTCGACCTGCGCTTCGTCCAACCGAACGAGGGCGAGATCCCCACAGGCGGACTCCACACGATCGAGCACCTCCTCGCGTCCTTGCTGCGCGACCGGATCGGCGGCGTCATCGACTGCTCGCCCTTCGGCTGCCGCACCGGATTCCACCTCATCATGTGGGGCACCCCGGGCATCGAAGAGGTCGCCCGCGCCCTCGTCTCCTCGCTGCGCGCGATCGCCGAGGACGTGACCTGGGAGGACGTTCCCGGCGTCGACATCGTCTCCTGCGGGAACTACCGGGACCACTCCCTCTTCAGCGCCAAGGAATGGTGCGAGAAGATCCTCGCCCAGGGCTTCTCGACCGATCCCTTCGCGCGCAGGCCCCTGGAAGAGGCCTGA
- a CDS encoding peptidoglycan-binding domain-containing protein, with translation MTTIPLRPLAIGAFACLLCAAGGGALGALVLAPPVPASLDAPPALDSAPVETRVIDDARTIPLSFITGETTSISAPIQGKVTALAVNLAGPLESGHEIARIDGRPLIALATSTPLYRPLTNGLKGDDVTALQEELARLGYTLSVTGTVDWNTQWALADLLGIEDGTGGVPAEIPSESVVWIPAPSVTVASLDIALGQSLDPAEPMLSVTDSSERGVLTLPEEAIAGDRVLTLSTGALPVPADGVITDPATLKAIKDSDQYRAFSTALGDGEGVFTVPWSLATPISALVVPPSSLFGIVGADACIAQNGDIHRVQIIGSQLGQSYITSDDPLTAVDLHTEGLTCR, from the coding sequence ATGACGACGATCCCGCTGCGCCCCCTCGCGATCGGCGCCTTCGCCTGTCTCCTGTGCGCCGCAGGGGGCGGGGCCCTCGGCGCCCTCGTCCTCGCCCCGCCCGTCCCCGCCTCACTCGACGCCCCTCCCGCACTCGACTCCGCCCCCGTCGAAACCCGCGTCATCGATGATGCGCGGACGATCCCCCTCTCCTTCATCACGGGCGAGACGACGAGCATCTCCGCCCCGATCCAAGGGAAAGTCACCGCCCTCGCCGTCAACCTCGCAGGCCCCCTCGAATCCGGGCACGAGATCGCGCGCATCGATGGACGCCCCCTCATCGCCCTCGCCACCTCAACCCCCCTGTACCGGCCCCTCACGAACGGACTGAAGGGCGACGACGTCACCGCCCTGCAAGAAGAACTTGCCCGCCTCGGCTACACCCTCTCCGTCACCGGAACCGTCGACTGGAACACCCAATGGGCGCTCGCCGACCTCCTCGGCATCGAGGACGGCACCGGCGGCGTACCCGCCGAGATTCCGAGCGAGAGCGTCGTCTGGATCCCGGCCCCCTCGGTCACCGTCGCCTCCCTCGACATCGCCCTCGGACAATCCCTCGATCCGGCCGAACCCATGCTCTCCGTCACCGACTCCTCCGAGCGCGGCGTCCTCACCCTCCCCGAAGAGGCGATCGCAGGGGACCGCGTCCTCACCCTGTCCACGGGCGCGCTCCCCGTGCCCGCAGACGGCGTCATCACCGACCCCGCGACCCTGAAGGCGATCAAGGACTCCGACCAGTACAGAGCCTTCTCCACGGCCCTCGGGGACGGCGAAGGCGTCTTCACCGTCCCCTGGTCGCTCGCCACCCCGATCAGCGCACTCGTCGTCCCGCCCTCGTCCCTGTTCGGAATCGTCGGCGCCGACGCCTGCATCGCCCAGAACGGTGACATCCACAGGGTGCAGATCATCGGCTCGCAGCTCGGACAGTCCTACATCACCTCCGACGATCCCCTCACCGCGGTCGACCTCCACACCGAGGGGCTCACATGCCGGTGA
- the dnaG gene encoding DNA primase, which produces MPGLIRKEDIAAVREAAKIEEIVGEHVALRSAGVGSMKGLCPFHDERTPSFHVRPHLGMWHCFGCGEGGDVISFVQKINHLSFAEAVEFLAQRTGITLHYEEGGRQVRTEEPGRRQRLLDAHRVAEEYYISCLNTPEAHAGRAFLAGRGFDQAMCAHFGVGYSPDTWDSLLRHLRSKGFTDQEIEIAGLATRGNRGLYDRFRGRLMWPIRDITGATVGFGARRLDDADKESPKYLNTPETPIYKKSQLLYGLDLAKKAISQQRRVVIVEGYTDVMAAHVAGEACAVATCGTAFGSEHVKIVRRLLGDSADPAAGVLLSNGRPRGSEVIFTFDGDAAGQKAALRAFHEDQNFASQTFVAVDPEGMDPCEVRMARGNQAVLDLVASRAPLFEFVIKSVLRQVDLRTAEGRVSALAASAPIVASIKDRALRMEYTRSLAGWLGMDMPSVSDSVRRSGRPAPEPRYGENDDMAGAGIPAPAPRRGPEDPIAKLERQVLEAVLQHPIYLIGSGFDELDGSSFSVPTHRAVHDAVRATGGLDAFAALLRSAETHFGQGERAKDAATRRFAELVREEAGQIVSAAVAELAVAPLPQDREDEMRAYCRGVVGALVRMDLTRKMGEARSRLQRLDETDPAYAEAFRELMILEQRRQSFAERD; this is translated from the coding sequence GTGCCAGGGCTCATCCGTAAAGAGGACATCGCCGCAGTGCGCGAAGCCGCGAAGATCGAGGAGATCGTCGGCGAACACGTCGCCCTGCGGTCCGCAGGCGTGGGCTCGATGAAGGGCCTGTGCCCCTTCCACGACGAACGGACCCCCAGCTTCCACGTCCGCCCCCACCTCGGCATGTGGCACTGCTTCGGCTGCGGCGAGGGCGGGGACGTCATCTCCTTCGTCCAGAAGATCAACCACCTGTCCTTCGCCGAGGCCGTCGAATTCCTCGCCCAGCGCACCGGGATCACCCTGCACTACGAGGAAGGAGGGCGTCAGGTCCGCACCGAGGAACCGGGCAGGCGCCAGCGCCTCCTCGACGCCCACCGCGTCGCCGAGGAGTACTACATCTCCTGCTTGAACACCCCGGAAGCCCATGCGGGCCGCGCATTCCTCGCCGGCCGGGGCTTCGATCAGGCGATGTGCGCCCACTTCGGCGTCGGATACTCGCCCGACACCTGGGACTCGCTGCTGCGTCACCTGCGCTCGAAAGGATTCACCGACCAGGAGATCGAGATCGCGGGCCTCGCCACGCGCGGGAACCGCGGCCTCTACGACCGATTCCGCGGTCGCCTCATGTGGCCCATCCGCGACATCACGGGCGCGACCGTCGGATTCGGCGCCAGGCGCCTGGACGACGCGGACAAGGAGTCCCCGAAATACCTCAACACCCCGGAGACCCCCATCTACAAGAAATCGCAGCTCCTGTACGGGCTCGACCTCGCGAAGAAGGCGATCTCCCAGCAGCGCCGCGTCGTCATCGTCGAGGGCTACACGGACGTCATGGCCGCGCACGTCGCCGGTGAAGCCTGCGCGGTCGCGACCTGCGGCACGGCCTTCGGGTCCGAGCACGTCAAGATCGTCCGCCGACTGCTCGGGGACAGCGCCGACCCCGCCGCCGGCGTCCTCCTGTCGAACGGCCGTCCTCGCGGATCCGAAGTGATCTTCACCTTCGACGGCGACGCCGCGGGCCAGAAAGCGGCCCTCCGCGCATTCCACGAGGACCAGAACTTCGCCTCGCAGACCTTCGTCGCCGTCGACCCCGAAGGCATGGACCCCTGCGAAGTGCGCATGGCCCGGGGCAACCAGGCGGTCCTCGACCTCGTCGCCTCCCGCGCCCCCCTCTTCGAATTCGTCATCAAATCCGTTCTCCGCCAAGTCGACCTGCGCACCGCCGAAGGCCGGGTCTCCGCCCTGGCCGCATCGGCCCCGATCGTCGCCTCCATCAAGGACCGGGCGCTGCGCATGGAGTACACGCGTTCGCTCGCCGGATGGCTCGGCATGGACATGCCTTCGGTCTCCGATTCGGTCCGCCGCTCCGGGCGGCCCGCGCCCGAACCCCGATACGGCGAGAACGACGACATGGCGGGGGCTGGCATTCCCGCCCCCGCGCCCAGGCGCGGCCCGGAAGACCCGATCGCGAAGCTCGAACGCCAAGTCCTCGAAGCGGTCCTCCAGCATCCGATCTACCTCATCGGTTCCGGCTTCGATGAGCTCGACGGTTCCTCCTTCTCCGTCCCGACGCATCGCGCCGTCCACGACGCCGTCCGAGCCACCGGCGGGCTCGACGCCTTCGCCGCGCTGCTGCGCTCCGCTGAAACCCACTTCGGCCAGGGGGAGCGGGCGAAAGACGCCGCCACCCGCCGCTTCGCCGAACTCGTGCGCGAAGAAGCGGGCCAGATCGTCAGCGCAGCCGTCGCCGAACTCGCCGTCGCGCCCCTCCCGCAGGACCGCGAGGATGAGATGCGCGCCTACTGCCGCGGCGTCGTCGGCGCCCTCGTCCGGATGGACCTCACGCGCAAGATGGGGGAGGCGCGTTCGCGGTTGCAGCGCCTCGACGAAACCGACCCCGCCTACGCCGAGGCCTTCCGAGAGCTCATGATCCTCGAACAGCGCAGACAGTCCTTCGCGGAACGCGACTGA
- a CDS encoding deoxyguanosinetriphosphate triphosphohydrolase, with protein sequence METGLVPVYSEADQSRRVAESAKSAMRTAFERDRARILHSSGLRRLGEKTQVLGPASNDFVRTRLTHSLEVAQVGRELGKELGANPDVVDAACLSHDLGHPPFGHNGERVLDDLAADCGGFEGNAQTLRLVTRLEPKVVGEGGEAAGLNLTRATLDAICKYPWAKGEGPDPVKSSRKYSVYGDDLGVFAWMREGAPAGRRCLEAQIMDLSDDIAYSVHDVEDAVATGKCPVGSLADDALLSEVIDSTIAWYGPGVARADLESAIERLLGLDAWVREFDGTYAALAALKDLTSELIGRFCAAAVSATRVEFGPGALGRYRADLVVPPSTRAEIQVLKGLAVHFVMSPRESEPVYYQQRTLLADLVDALMEAGPAALEPMFAAAWRSAEGEGGRLRAVIDQVASLTDASASKWHARWCGMLSTQL encoded by the coding sequence ATCGAAACCGGACTCGTGCCCGTCTACTCCGAAGCCGACCAATCGCGCAGAGTCGCGGAGTCCGCGAAATCCGCGATGCGCACGGCCTTCGAACGCGACCGGGCGCGCATCCTCCACTCCTCGGGCCTTCGCCGCCTGGGCGAGAAGACCCAGGTCCTGGGGCCCGCCTCCAACGACTTCGTCCGCACCCGCCTCACCCACTCCCTCGAAGTCGCCCAAGTCGGGCGCGAACTCGGCAAAGAGCTCGGAGCCAACCCCGACGTCGTCGACGCCGCCTGCCTGAGCCACGACCTCGGCCACCCTCCCTTCGGGCACAACGGCGAACGCGTCCTCGACGATCTCGCCGCCGACTGCGGGGGATTCGAGGGCAACGCCCAGACGCTCAGACTGGTCACGAGGCTCGAACCGAAGGTCGTCGGAGAAGGCGGCGAGGCCGCGGGCCTCAACCTCACCCGCGCGACCCTCGATGCGATCTGCAAGTACCCCTGGGCGAAGGGGGAGGGCCCCGATCCGGTGAAGTCCTCGCGCAAGTACAGCGTCTACGGCGACGATCTGGGCGTCTTCGCGTGGATGCGCGAGGGCGCGCCCGCGGGTCGGCGCTGCCTCGAAGCGCAGATCATGGACCTCTCCGACGACATCGCCTACTCGGTCCACGACGTCGAGGACGCGGTCGCCACCGGGAAGTGCCCGGTCGGATCGCTCGCCGACGACGCTCTCCTCTCCGAGGTCATCGATTCGACGATCGCCTGGTACGGGCCGGGAGTCGCCCGCGCCGACCTGGAGAGCGCGATCGAACGCCTCCTCGGCCTCGACGCCTGGGTGCGTGAATTCGACGGCACCTACGCCGCCCTCGCGGCCCTGAAGGACCTCACGAGCGAACTCATCGGCCGATTCTGCGCGGCCGCCGTCTCCGCGACGCGCGTCGAATTCGGGCCGGGGGCGCTGGGGCGCTACCGCGCCGACCTCGTCGTCCCGCCCTCGACGCGCGCCGAGATCCAAGTCCTCAAGGGGCTCGCCGTCCATTTCGTCATGAGCCCGCGCGAGTCCGAACCCGTCTACTACCAGCAGCGCACGCTCCTCGCCGACCTCGTCGACGCCCTCATGGAGGCCGGTCCCGCCGCGCTCGAACCGATGTTCGCCGCCGCCTGGCGCAGTGCCGAGGGCGAGGGCGGGCGTCTGCGCGCCGTCATCGACCAGGTCGCCTCGCTCACCGACGCCTCGGCGTCGAAGTGGCATGCGCGCTGGTGCGGGATGCTGTCGACGCAGCTGTAG
- the aroD gene encoding type I 3-dehydroquinate dehydratase, with amino-acid sequence MEAEMNATARSADSRIVMIGRAGAPRGAVGFGGRTRIIAPVLGADREALDAEMRLLAGSEGAAVDIVEWRVDSLLAALPAGADAAAEIARAWEQAVCLSPLPVLATIRTIDEGGEASLDAVEYAELVGVLARLADAVDVEIDRAGAKDLIAGARAAGAIVVASHHDFSATAPSEAVFGVLSRMDAAGADVLKIACRARDAQDALRLLDVQLRARAEFSRPIIAIGMGGVGALTRIAGSRFGSAATFASLGAASAPGQLSVEETRGVLDLLERG; translated from the coding sequence ATGGAGGCTGAGATGAATGCGACGGCGAGGTCCGCGGATTCGCGGATCGTCATGATCGGACGCGCGGGGGCGCCTCGCGGGGCCGTCGGATTCGGCGGGCGCACCCGGATCATCGCGCCGGTCCTCGGCGCGGATCGTGAGGCCCTGGACGCCGAGATGAGGCTTCTCGCCGGATCCGAGGGGGCGGCGGTCGATATCGTCGAATGGCGGGTCGACTCGCTGCTCGCCGCGCTGCCCGCGGGGGCGGACGCCGCAGCCGAGATCGCGCGAGCCTGGGAGCAGGCGGTGTGTCTCAGCCCGCTGCCCGTCCTCGCGACGATCCGGACGATCGACGAGGGCGGAGAGGCCTCGCTGGACGCGGTGGAGTACGCCGAGCTCGTCGGCGTGCTCGCCCGTCTCGCCGATGCCGTCGATGTCGAGATCGACCGTGCGGGGGCGAAGGACCTCATCGCCGGGGCGCGGGCCGCGGGGGCGATCGTCGTCGCCTCGCACCATGACTTCTCTGCGACTGCGCCGAGCGAGGCGGTCTTCGGGGTGCTGTCGCGCATGGATGCGGCGGGCGCCGACGTCCTCAAGATCGCCTGCCGGGCGAGGGACGCGCAGGACGCGCTCCGCCTGCTCGATGTGCAGCTGCGGGCGCGCGCCGAATTCTCCCGTCCGATCATCGCGATCGGCATGGGCGGGGTCGGCGCGCTCACCCGCATCGCGGGCTCACGATTCGGATCGGCGGCGACTTTCGCGAGCCTCGGGGCGGCTTCCGCGCCCGGGCAGTTGAGCGTCGAGGAGACGCGGGGAGTCCTTGATCTTCTTGAGCGGGGCTGA